The Patagioenas fasciata isolate bPatFas1 chromosome 25, bPatFas1.hap1, whole genome shotgun sequence genome includes a region encoding these proteins:
- the LOC139825597 gene encoding uncharacterized protein, translating into MQAGVCRWLWGQLGAAFAVRPWLLPGQGARGPQEVSQETGEQLQPRNPSPARWLPLRCGALAGDTTEPWHCNQELRHLKWRAGKIKVFALSSDAIAKSRKPASSCPLLRSCLVLCGQGTELPEEVVPRSPALEHRPHPFPSIVCVCMARGVCASGCSAAGAAVGLPPGPAKTERPSEPFPAAPRGASSAPPALRSPCKLIFVPLHKPILHETWRDGARVAQG; encoded by the exons ATGCAGGCAGGGGTGTGCAGGTGGCTCTGGGGGCAGCTGGGAGCCGCCTTCGCGGTGCGTCCATGGCTGCTGCCCGGGCAGGGCGCCCGGGGACCGCAGGAGGTGTCACAGGAAACGGGGGAGCAGCTGCAGCCCAGGAACCCGAGCCCGGCGCGGTGGCTCCCGCTGCGGTGCGGGGCGTTAGCGGGAG ACACAACGGAGCCCTGGCATTGCAACCAGGAGCTGAGACATTTGAAGTGGCGTGCAGGGAAAATTAAGGTCTTTGCCCTTTCCAGCGATGCTATTGCGAAGAGCAGGAAACCAG CCTCATCGTGCCCATTGCTCCGGTCTTGTCTGGTGCTGTGTGGTCAGGGCACGGAGCTCCCCGAGGAGGTCGTCCCGCGTTCCCCCGCCTTGGAGCACAGACCCCATCCCTTCCCGAGCATCGTGTGCGTCTGCATGGCACGAGGTGTCTGTGCAAGTGGGTGTTCAGCTGCTGGCGCTGCGGTCGGGCTTCCACCGGGGCCGGCAAAGACTGAGCGACCCTCGGAGCCCTTCCCTGCTGCTCCCAGAGGAGCCTCTTCTGCACCTCCAGCTTTGCGGTCTCCGTGTAAACTGATCTTTGTACCTCTGCACAAACCGATCCTGCATGAAACGTGGAGGGATGGGGCTCGCGTGGCACAAGGCTGA